In Halovulum dunhuangense, one genomic interval encodes:
- a CDS encoding TlyA family RNA methyltransferase, translating to MAQRLDQAMVARGLADSRARAQALIAAGAVTVDGAVVTKPAARIAEQAIALAADPLPWVSRAALKLVHALDHFALSPEGAVCADIGASTGGFTEVLLARGAARVIAVDVGHGQLHPRLAADPRIENREGVNARALAPGDLPPLDWVVSDLSFISTTKALAPALAAARSGARLVTLVKPQFELSPGDIGKGGIVRDPALHARAVETVLGWVKARGWQVTGVTDSPIAGGDGNREFLLAARKPG from the coding sequence ATGGCGCAGCGTCTGGATCAGGCCATGGTGGCGCGGGGCCTCGCCGACAGCCGCGCCCGCGCGCAGGCGCTGATCGCGGCCGGCGCGGTCACGGTGGACGGGGCGGTCGTCACGAAACCCGCCGCCCGGATCGCGGAGCAGGCGATCGCCCTTGCCGCCGATCCGCTGCCCTGGGTGTCGCGGGCCGCGCTGAAGCTGGTCCATGCCCTCGACCATTTCGCCCTTTCGCCCGAAGGCGCCGTCTGCGCCGATATCGGCGCCTCCACGGGCGGCTTTACAGAGGTGCTGCTCGCGCGCGGGGCCGCGCGCGTGATTGCGGTCGATGTCGGGCATGGGCAGCTGCACCCGCGCCTTGCCGCAGATCCGCGCATCGAGAACCGCGAGGGGGTGAACGCCCGCGCCCTGGCGCCCGGCGACCTGCCGCCGCTCGATTGGGTGGTGAGCGATCTCTCCTTCATCTCAACCACCAAGGCGCTGGCCCCCGCGCTTGCGGCGGCCCGGTCCGGGGCCAGGCTTGTCACGCTGGTGAAGCCGCAATTCGAGCTTTCGCCCGGCGACATCGGCAAGGGCGGCATCGTGCGTGATCCCGCCCTTCACGCCCGCGCGGTCGAGACGGTGCTCGGCTGGGTGAAAGCGCGGGGCTGGCAGGTAACGGGCGTCACCGACAGCCCGATCGCCGGGGGCGACGGCAACCGCGAATTCCTGCTCGCCGCCCGAAAGCCGGGCTGA
- a CDS encoding VOC family protein, translating into MTPERPALPPAPEGLRIGHVHLRVADLDRAIAFYRDVLGLDLVQRYGPGAAFLSAGGYHHHIGLNTWDSLGGTPPPRGHTGLYHTAFLYPTRRDLAQAVRRVAAAGIDLDGAADHGVSEALYLRDPDENGVELYWDRPRDAWPVGANGHLRMVNAPLDMEGLMALA; encoded by the coding sequence ATGACCCCCGAACGCCCCGCCCTGCCGCCCGCCCCCGAGGGGCTGCGGATCGGCCATGTCCATCTGCGCGTCGCGGACCTTGACCGCGCGATCGCCTTCTACCGCGACGTGCTGGGCCTTGACCTGGTGCAGCGCTACGGCCCCGGCGCCGCTTTCCTGTCGGCGGGCGGCTACCACCACCATATCGGGCTGAATACCTGGGACAGCCTGGGCGGCACGCCGCCGCCGCGCGGGCATACCGGGCTGTACCACACGGCCTTTCTTTATCCCACGCGCCGGGACCTCGCGCAGGCGGTGCGCCGTGTCGCCGCGGCCGGAATCGACCTGGACGGGGCCGCCGATCACGGGGTGAGCGAGGCGCTTTACCTGCGCGATCCGGACGAGAACGGTGTCGAGCTGTATTGGGACAGGCCGCGCGACGCCTGGCCCGTCGGTGCGAACGGTCATCTGAGGATGGTGAACGCGCCGCTCGACATGGAGGGACTGATGGCGCTGGCCTGA
- a CDS encoding class I SAM-dependent RNA methyltransferase yields MDGIAIERLGHEGDGVGGGGYHPFTLPGETILSGDPPKILTPSPDRVAPVCPHFGRCGGCALQHASDDFLARWKQAVVERALAARGLSAPFRPIAVSPPNSRRRATFAGRRTKKGVQIGFHGRGSDRIEDVTTCALVRPGMLALRPVLEEITRLGASRKGGLRLLVTECDGGWDIDVSGGKPLEGPLAASLAALAGRADLARLSWEGEVVALIRPPAQVMGRARVVPPPGAFLQATPQGEAALVAAVRDAVGDAGRIADLFAGCGTFALPLAERAEVLAVEGDGGMLAALEKGWREAEGLKAVRIETRDLFRRPLEPLELRGFDAVVIDPPRAGCEAQAARLAASRVPVIAAVSCNPVTFARDAQALVAAGYSLDWVQVVDQFRWSGHAELVARLSRTVAG; encoded by the coding sequence ATGGACGGGATCGCGATCGAACGGCTGGGACATGAGGGCGACGGCGTGGGCGGCGGGGGTTATCACCCCTTCACCCTGCCGGGAGAGACCATCCTGTCCGGCGATCCGCCCAAGATCCTGACCCCGTCGCCGGATCGCGTCGCGCCGGTCTGCCCCCATTTCGGCCGCTGCGGCGGCTGCGCGCTGCAACACGCCTCGGATGATTTCCTCGCCCGCTGGAAGCAGGCGGTGGTCGAACGCGCGCTGGCCGCACGCGGCCTGTCCGCGCCGTTCCGCCCCATCGCCGTGTCGCCGCCCAACAGCCGCCGGCGGGCGACATTCGCCGGGCGGCGCACGAAGAAGGGCGTGCAGATCGGCTTTCATGGCCGTGGCAGCGACCGGATCGAGGATGTGACCACCTGCGCCCTGGTGCGCCCCGGCATGCTGGCCCTGCGCCCGGTGCTGGAGGAGATCACCCGCCTTGGCGCCTCGCGCAAGGGCGGGTTGCGGCTGCTCGTGACCGAATGCGACGGCGGCTGGGATATCGACGTCTCGGGCGGCAAGCCGCTCGAGGGGCCGCTTGCCGCAAGTCTTGCAGCCCTTGCCGGGCGCGCCGATCTGGCCCGGCTGTCCTGGGAGGGCGAGGTCGTGGCCTTGATCCGCCCGCCCGCGCAGGTCATGGGCCGTGCGCGCGTCGTGCCGCCCCCCGGCGCGTTCCTTCAGGCCACGCCCCAAGGCGAGGCGGCACTGGTCGCCGCCGTGCGCGACGCGGTGGGCGATGCCGGGCGGATCGCCGATCTGTTCGCGGGCTGCGGCACCTTCGCGCTGCCGCTGGCCGAGCGGGCAGAGGTGCTGGCGGTCGAGGGCGATGGCGGAATGCTGGCGGCGCTGGAAAAGGGCTGGCGCGAGGCCGAAGGGCTGAAGGCGGTCCGGATCGAGACGCGCGACCTGTTCCGCCGTCCGCTGGAGCCGCTGGAGTTGCGCGGCTTCGATGCCGTGGTGATCGACCCGCCGCGCGCGGGATGCGAGGCGCAGGCGGCGCGGCTGGCGGCATCGCGCGTGCCGGTGATCGCCGCCGTGTCCTGCAACCCGGTCACATTTGCGCGCGACGCGCAGGCGCTGGTGGCGGCGGGCTACAGTCTTGACTGGGTGCAGGTGGTCGACCAGTTCCGCTGGTCGGGCCATGCGGAACTGGTGGCGCGGCTCAGCCGAACAGTTGCCGGCTGA
- a CDS encoding haloacid dehalogenase type II, which translates to MRPEALIFDVFGTCVDWRTCIARELAAVLPGADALALADAWRGEYQPAMERIRAGNRDYVALDDLHRENLNLVLGRFGLAVPDRDGLNRAWERLDPWPDVVPGLHDLRGHAIIAPCSNGSIALMTRLARHAGLPWDCILGAEIARDYKPRPGVYLASCAALRLAPESVMMVAAHNDDLEAARAAGLATAFVPRPMEYGPDRQSDLGPAQDWDVVASDFPALSRQLFG; encoded by the coding sequence ATGCGGCCCGAGGCGCTGATCTTCGATGTCTTCGGCACCTGCGTGGACTGGCGCACCTGCATCGCGCGGGAACTAGCCGCCGTGCTGCCGGGTGCCGACGCGCTGGCGCTGGCCGATGCCTGGCGGGGCGAATACCAGCCGGCGATGGAGCGGATCCGGGCTGGCAACCGCGACTATGTCGCGCTGGACGACCTGCACCGCGAGAACCTGAACCTCGTGCTGGGCCGCTTCGGGCTGGCGGTGCCGGACCGCGACGGGCTGAACCGTGCGTGGGAACGGCTGGATCCGTGGCCCGACGTGGTGCCGGGACTTCACGACCTGCGCGGTCATGCCATCATCGCCCCCTGCTCGAACGGCTCGATCGCGCTGATGACGCGCCTCGCGCGCCATGCCGGGCTGCCGTGGGACTGCATCCTCGGGGCTGAGATCGCGCGCGACTACAAGCCCAGGCCGGGGGTTTATCTTGCCAGCTGCGCGGCGCTGCGGCTGGCGCCCGAGAGTGTGATGATGGTCGCCGCGCACAACGACGACCTGGAGGCAGCGCGGGCAGCCGGGCTTGCCACTGCCTTCGTGCCGCGCCCCATGGAATACGGCCCGGATCGGCAGTCCGACCTCGGGCCCGCGCAGGACTGGGATGTGGTGGCGTCAGACTTCCCGGCGCTCAGCCGGCAACTGTTCGGCTGA